Sequence from the Acidobacteriota bacterium genome:
CGAAGGGGACACGGTGGTCGTGACGCGGGCCGGAGACGTGATTCCCGATGTCGTCCGCGTCGTCCCGGAGATGCGCCCCGCCTTCTCGCAGCCCTTCCTCATGCCCGCGGTCTGCCCCGCGTGCGGCGCGCGCGCCTCGAAGGCGGAAGGGGAGGTCATCTCCAGGTGCCCGAACATCGCCTGCCCCGCGCAGGTGAAGGGAAGGATCCTCCACTTCGCGGGCCGGGAGGCGATGAACATCGATCACCTCGGCGAGAAGCTCGTGGACCAGCTCGTCGCCACCGGGATGGTGAGGGACCCGGCCGATCTCTACGCGCTGGCGCTCGATCCCCTCGCCGCCCTTCCGCGCATGGGCCCGACGTCGGCGAGGAACCTCCTCGACTCGATCGAGAGATCCAAGAGCGCGACGCTGGCCCGCCTCATCCACGCCCTCGGAATCCGTCACGTCGGGGCGACGCTCGCGGGCGTCCTGGCGCGGGACATCGGATCGATCGCGGGCCTTCTGGACGCGACGCGGGAGCGGCTGGAGGAGATCCCCGACGTCGGGCCCGAGGTGTCGGCGTCGCTCCGCGGGTTCCTCGACGACCCGGACAACAGGAGGGTCGTGGAGAAGCTCATCGCCTCGGGAGTCCACGCCGAGCCCCCGCCCCCCGAGGACGCCGGGCCGCTCGCGGGGATGGTCTTCGTCTTCACGGGGGAGATGGCCTCCATGCCCCGATCGAGGGCGAAGGCGCTCGTCGAGGCGCGTGGCGGGCGCACCGCCGGCGCCATCTCGCGGCAGGTCACCCACGTCGTCGCCGGCGCGGCCGCGGGCTCAAAGCTGAAGAAGGCCCGGGATCTCGGCCTCTCGATCCTCGAGGAGGCCGAGTTCGTCCGGCTCGTCGACGCCGGCTGACGGGGGAGGCCCGCCGGGCTTTACCCCATCCCCTCAAGGCCCTATGATCGCCCACCCTGCGGCGAGGAGATCCCCGATCCATGTTCAAGAGCGTGCTGAGAACGGCGATCCTGATCACACCGCTCGACCTCCTCGGAGTGATCTACGGCGATCCCCACCTCCTCTCGACGGGGAACTATCGCCTGGTCCTCTTCCTGTGGGCGACGCATCTGGTCTTCTGGCTCGGGTTTCTCGCTCTCGTGACCCCCGTCTTCCTGAGGCTCGCGCGGGGGGGCGCCCGCGCGACGGGCGACGAGACGCTCGCGGCGCTTCTCGTCGGCGTCGTCGGGATCTCCTTCGCCTTCGGCGCGTCGGTCTTCTACCTTCACAAGGACCTCGGCTTCTTCAGCCCGCGCCGCCTGCCGCTCAACGCCGCCGTCTTCGTCGCGGCGATGCTCCTCGCGGCGGTCGCCTTCCGCTGGTTCCGAAAGCTCGGCGAGACTCTGCACCGGGGACGCCTCGCCGTCACGCTCGTCGGGCTCACCGCCGCCGCCGGGTTCTGGGTGACCATGTTCGTCCTGTCGAGGCCGAACCAGGTCAGCCTCGACATCGAGGCGCTCGCGATCTCGACCCCCGCGGCGAAGCCCGCTTCGACCGGGGGCGCGCCGGACGACGCCGCGAAGCGAAAGGGGAACCGCGTGGTCCTGCTCGGTCTCGACGGCGCGGACTGGACGGTGATCGACCCCCTGATCAAGGCCGGAGGCCTGCCGAGCTTCGCCGCGCTTCATGAGAAGGGGGTCACCGCCCCGGAGGAGACGGTCTCCCCGTTCTCTCCGGTCGTGTGGACCTCGATCGCGACGGGGATGGATCCGGGGCACCACTCGGTCCAGTACTTCTCCGAGATGTACTCGTCGATGTTCGACATGACGGTGCAGCGCCTGAACTTCAACTTCCTCGAGCCGCTCTACAGCCGCGTCTTCCCCAAGATCCCCGTCAGCTCGACCACGCGGACGTCGAAGGCGCTCTGGGAGATCCTCTCGGCGTTCAACCGCGAGTCCCTCGTCGTCAACTGGTGGGCGTCGTTTCCGGCCGAGCCGCAGCGCGGCGTGATGATCTCGAACTACGCCATCCCGTGGGACGAGATCAGCGCGGAGAGGATTCACCGCCTCACCGGCGGCGCGCAGCGGGTGTTCCCGGCGGCGATCTGGCCGGACGTGATGTCGGTGATGGAGGAGACGGTGAAGGGGGGGCTGGCCACGTCCTCGGGGGAGGGAACGCCCCTCGCCGTGAAGGTCACCAACAACGTCTTCTGGGACACGCGCGATCAGATCGCGACGACCCTGTTCGATCGCTTCGACCGGCGCGACTACTCCCTCTCGGCCCTCTACCTCCAGGGGTGCGACACGACGTCGCATCATCTCTCCGAGACGGTCTTCGGCGAGAACATGGACGTGCCGCGCGAGGCGAAGGTGTCGAAGGAGATCATCGACGAGAAGCAGGCGATGCTGAAGGCGGTGTACGAGCGCATGGATGCGCTCGTGGGGCGCCAGATGGCCCTCCTGCAGCCCGGGGACCTGCTCGTCGTCGT
This genomic interval carries:
- a CDS encoding alkaline phosphatase family protein, yielding MFKSVLRTAILITPLDLLGVIYGDPHLLSTGNYRLVLFLWATHLVFWLGFLALVTPVFLRLARGGARATGDETLAALLVGVVGISFAFGASVFYLHKDLGFFSPRRLPLNAAVFVAAMLLAAVAFRWFRKLGETLHRGRLAVTLVGLTAAAGFWVTMFVLSRPNQVSLDIEALAISTPAAKPASTGGAPDDAAKRKGNRVVLLGLDGADWTVIDPLIKAGGLPSFAALHEKGVTAPEETVSPFSPVVWTSIATGMDPGHHSVQYFSEMYSSMFDMTVQRLNFNFLEPLYSRVFPKIPVSSTTRTSKALWEILSAFNRESLVVNWWASFPAEPQRGVMISNYAIPWDEISAERIHRLTGGAQRVFPAAIWPDVMSVMEETVKGGLATSSGEGTPLAVKVTNNVFWDTRDQIATTLFDRFDRRDYSLSALYLQGCDTTSHHLSETVFGENMDVPREAKVSKEIIDEKQAMLKAVYERMDALVGRQMALLQPGDLLVVVSDHGWRYDGTSHWRKPDGIFALYGSGVRPGFSPGRVHVYDVAPTVLYYLGLPISKEMPGRAVEAAFTPEATALLPRVSVASYGPRSRPVRVADPEMDGEYRAKLKSLGYIQ